Within Aerosakkonema funiforme FACHB-1375, the genomic segment ATCCGAAACGAGTTTTTACTAACTTTGGAGAAGTTAAAAATCGACCTGTTGCTTTCATGTTTTCCGGTCAAGGTTCGCAATATGCAAACATGGCGGCGGAACTCTACCAACTAGAACCGATATTTAGAGAAGAAATCGATTTTTGTGCGGAATTTCTCATCCCATATCTGGGATTGGATTTGCGCGATGTGCTGTATGCAAGCGCGGAACAAGCAGAACAATTAGACATCTCCAGAAAAGAATCTCAGAGACAGGCAGGATGCCTATCCCACAAGAATTTTTGGAGGGGTCAATTGCAGCAAACTGCGATCGCACAACCAGCTTTGTTTGCGATCGAATACGCTTTAGCTAAATTATGGATCTCGTGGGGTGTGCATCCGCAAGGTGCGATCGGTCACAGTATCGGCGAATATGTCGCCGCTTGTCTCGCTGGCGTTTTCTCGCTGGAAGAAGCACTATCGCTAGTAGCTGTACGGGGAAAATTGATGCAGCAAATGCTACCAGGGTCGATGCTGGCAGTACCGCTGACTGCACAGCAAGTGCAACCTCTACTGGGTAAAGAACTTGAGCTTGCTGCAATTAACGCGCCATCTCTGTGCGTTGTTTCCGGTGCGACAGATGCGATCGAAGTACTGGAACAAAAACTGTTAGAAAAAGGCGTGGAATGTCGTCGCCTGCATACTTCCCATGCGTTCCATTCTCAGATGATGGAACCAATTTTAGAGGTATTTACAGAACAGGTGAAAAAAGTAAACCTGAAAGCACCACAAATTCCCTACATTTCTAACGTTACCGGCACTTGGATCGCCGCAGAAGAGGCAACAAATCCGCATTATTGGGCGAGACATTTGCGCCAAACAGTGCTTTTTAGTTCGGGATTGCAAACATTATGGCAAGAATCCGATTGGGTGCTGTTAGAAATTGGCCCCGGAAAAATGCTGACTACCCTCGCAAAACAGCATTTAGATAAAGTTAGCGATCGCATTGTACTTTCTTCTTTAAGACATCCGCAAGATCGACAATCCGATGTTGCCTTTTTGTTAAACGCAGTAGGCAAACTTTGGCTATCGGGAATACAAATAGATTGGTCGGGATTTTACAGCCAAGAAAAACGCGATCGCGTACCTTTGCCAACTTATCCGTTTGAGCGTCAACGCTATTGGATTGAAGCGCAAAAAATAGTAGGTGATAAAAACAGAAACTCTGTACCCGAATGGACATCAATATTAGAAGCAGGAAAGATACAGGCACTTGCGGAAATATCGAAATTTGACAATCCAACCTATCTAGGAAAGAAAGAGTGTTTGGAGCGTTTGTGTATTGCTTACATGAACCTTGCCTTGAGAGAATTGGGCGCATTTAGCAATCCAGACGAAAAGTATTCTGTGGAAGAGTTGTTCGATCGATTCCCTATTCTGCCGCGTCACAAGCAATTAATATCGCAATGGTTGAAGAGTTTGGTTGAAGAAGGGCAGTTACAGCAAGATGGAGAAAAATTTACCAATCTTGTAACAATTTACCCAGATTCAGTCAATGCTCTTGAAGAAGAAGTAAAAGCAAAATGGGCAGACACGCCTCAATGGGCAGAAGTTATGCAAACCTATCGGCAAAAGCTTGTCTCCATACTTGTTGGCAAAGAAGATCCGCTACAGTTAATATTTGCTGAAAGCTTCTATGATGTAGCGGAAAGTATAGGTCGATCTTTACCTCTGCTTCCTTATCACAACAATATCCTGCGAACAAGTTTGCAGCAATTGGTGAAGTCGTTATCGCCGCAAGTAAATCTGCGAATTTTGGAAATAGGCGCGGGAATGGGACTCACTACAACCGAGTTATTACCTGTCTTACCACCGCAGCAAACTAACTACATTTTCACTGATGTTGCTCGTTTTTTCTTAGACAAAGCCAAGCAAAAGTTTAGCGATTATCCTCATGTTCAATATCGCCTATTAGATATCGAACAACCTCCTGAAAAGCAAGGTTATGAACCGCACAGCTTTGATGTAATAATAGCCGCTCAGGTGTTGCACGTCACCCGCAATATAGAGGAAAGTTTAGCTCATATCCGCTCTTTGTTGGCTCCCGACGGTTTGTTATTAATTTGGGAAGTAACGCAAGCTCAAATGGATTACAACATCACCGATGGTTTAATGATGAAACCTTTGGATGATGGAGAACGCAGTCAAGGTAATCCATTTTTATCGAAAAAGCAGTGGATTGAGGCATTACGAAATCATGGATTTGTTGACGTGGCGGCTTTGCCTGGAAACGACGTTTTAGGGCACCATATTTTGTTGGCTAAAGCTTCTGCATCGGCAGATATAGCCGCACCTTCAGCATTTACGGTTAATCGAGAAAATGCTGTTGAAAAATCAGAATTTGCCTTAGAGAAAAAGCCGAATATTGCCGATTGGTTTTATACTCCATCTTGGCAACGCTCTCTACCTCCAAAACCGGATAAGCTAATTAATCGACAATGTTGGTTATTGTTTGTTGATGAGTGCGGTGTAGGTGAACAACTGGTGAGGAAGCTGGAACAAGAAAACCAGGATGTTATTGTTGTAAAAGCGGGTAATGAGTTCACCTTTCACAGCGATATCGTCTATACGATCGACCCTCAACAACGCGATGATTATGACGCTTTGCTGAAAGAAGTTCGGAAATTGAATAAAACTCCTCAAAAAATCGTTCATTTATGGAGTGTCACGCCAAACAATGAATTAGAAATCGAAGTTCTGGAAGATTCTCAAAATTTAGGTTTCTACAGTTTGCTTTTTCTGGCGCAAGCACTTGGAAAACAGGATTTTAGCGAGGAAATTGAAATCGCGGTTATCTCAAATAATATGCAGGAGGTAACTGGCGATGAGATACTTTGTCCGCCGAAAGCAACTATTTTGGGGCCATGTAAAGTTATTCCGCAAGAATACTTAAACATAAGTTGTCGCAGCATTGATGTTGTATTTCCGGAAACAGGAAATAGACAAAAAGAGAAAATCGCCGATTATCTGTTCGCGGAAATAACTGCAAAATCATCCGATTTAGTGATTGCTTATCGGGGCAATCATCGCTGGGTACAAACTTTTGAAGCCGTCCAATTGGATGGTGCAGAAAAATTAAATTTGAGAGAAGGGGGAGTTTATTTAATTACAGGTGGATTGGGTGGAATTGGATTAGTGCTGGCGGAATATCTGGCAGAAAAAGTGCAAGCAAAATTAGTTTTAATCGGTCGATCGCACTTGACCGCCAAACATGAATGGCAACAATGGTTAGCTACTCACGAAGAGAAAGATAGCATCAGTTGCAAAATTCGGAAATTGCAACAAATAGAAGCTTTGGGTGCAGAAATTCTGGTAGCCAGCGCAGATGTAGCTAACTTAGAGGAAATGCAAAAAGTAATAGCTAATGCGTGCGATCGCTTTGGCACAATTAACGGAGTTATCCACGCGGCTGGAATTTCACCCGGAGGCATGATTCAACTGAAAACCAAAGAAAATTTAGCCAATCTTTTAGCCCCAAAAGTAAAAGGAACTTTGGTAATTGACGCTTTGCTGAAGGATTTTAACCTAGATTTCCTGATCCTTTGTTCGTCTCTGAATTCATTTATCGCTGGACTTGGTTTAGTAGACCATTGCGGTGCTAATGCTTTTCTCGATGCCTTCGCACATTACAATACTACTAAATGCGATCGCTTGACCATTTCAGTTAACTGGGATGGCTGGCAAGAAGTAGGACAAGCAGCCAATGCAGCCACATCAGAACAACTCAAAAAGTGGCGCGAAACAAGTTTCAAACAAGGCATATTTCCCAACGAAGGAATGGAGGCATTTAAGCGCATTTTAGGAACTACATTGCCTCAAATTATGGTATCGACGCAAGATTTTATAATTCGATACCAGCAGTACAAAACTTCTAAAGAACTACAGCACTTGCAATCTCAAAAGGAAACCAAATCATCCAAACTGCTAAACTCGCGACCGAAACTCAATAACGCTTATGTAGAACCTCGCGATCGCATCGAGCAAACTATTGCTAAAATCTGGCAACAATCTCTAGGTATCGACAAAATTGGTATCCACGATGACTTCTTTGAATTGGGGGGAGATTCTCTCCTAGCAATTCATTTAATTGCCAAGATAAGCGAAGCCACTAATACAAAATTGTCAGCCCATAGCCTGATCGATGCACCGACTATTGCCGATTTAGCTAAATTAATCGCACAGTCAACATTGCCAACAACCTCTAATTCCACGCTAGTGGAAATTCAAACTGGTAGCAACACCAAAAAACCTCTTTTCTTAGTGCATCCCATTGGCGGTCACGTCTATATTTATCGGGAATTAGCACGTTATCTGCCTGATTTTCCTGTTTATGGATTCCAGGCGCAAGGAGTAGATGGAAAAGCAGAACCTCTGACTACAGTTGAAGAAATGGCGGCTCAATATATTAAAGCCTTGCGGGTCGTGCAACCTGAAGGGCCGTATTTTTTGGGCGGTTCTTCTTTTGGCGGAACTGTAGCTTTCGAGATGGCACAACAGCTACAAAAACTAGGTCAAAAAGTAGCAATGCTTACCTTGCTCGATACTCCTAGCCCCGGTCAATTACCATCAGAAAATTTAGAAGATGATGACCTCAAAACGATGGCTTATGCACTCGGCGTTGGTGCGGATATTTCGATTTCAGCAAACGAACTCGAACAGATGAACGATGAAGAAAGGCTGCTTTACTTTTTGGAAAAAGGTAAGTCTGCTCTGAAAATGCCTGCTGATTTTGGCGTTACCGAACTTCGCCGCTTTCATCAAGTTTTCCAACTCAACATGAAGGCGATGAAAAAATATATCCCGCAAGTTTATTCCGGTCAAATTATCTTTTTCCGTGCGTGCGATCGCGATGCCTTTAATCCCGAAAATCCCGAACTCGGCTGGAAAGATTTGGCTGCTGCGGGACTGGAGATTCACGAAATACCTGGAAATCACATTACCATGAATTTCGCTCCTAACGTGGATGTGATGGCCCAAAGGCTGAAGACGAAGATCTCTGAGGTACTGTCAGCAGACTGAAAATTTGTGCGATCGCCCAAGCTTTCACCGCTGATATCGATCGATTACCTGTTCAATAAATGCCTGCCATTTCTGATTGGGAACCCAAATTCTATGTAAATCATTTTTGGCAGTTTCTTCATCTACCCCTTGATGAAGCAATCTGTATAAATAGATAAAAGATGAAACTCTCATATTGGCAGCGCAGTGAACAAACACCGATTTGTTCGCATTCGCTTCCATGACGCTAAAAAATTGACTGATATCCTCAAGAGTAGGATTTTCCCAAACTACTGGGATGTGTACGTATTCCATTCCCAAATTTTCAACGAGTGCTTGCTCGTTTGGCAAGGCTTTGGGTGATTCGGGTAAGGCTAAATTCACTATAAGTTGATATCCAGCATCTTTAATAACACCTAACTGCGCTTCGGTCGGCTGTCCCGCCGTTGCCACTTTTGCCGATACTTTGAAAAAGTTGTAAATGCTTTCAATTTGGTTCTCAGACATTCTGTTCTCCTTTGACATAGCCCCTATTAACGGTTCTCTAGCGGAATAGCTGAGGATAAATCTGCCGCCAAGCCATCCACGTAAAAACTCCAGTTAACAGCACCATCCATAGCAATTGTATTAACCAATACTGCGGGATTGCTAACTCCCAACGCAACAAATCTACCAACGGAGAAAGAGGAAGAAAACTAGCGACTTTACTCAATAAAGGTGGTAGAGTTTCGCGGGGAAAAAAGGTGCCGCAGATAGTGTACATTGGTACAATTAATAAGTAAATTGGCACGTTTATGTGATCGATCGTTCGCATAACACCAGCTGTGAGCAGTCCCATCGCCGCAAAGAGCAGACTGCCCAAGCAAATTAACGGTAAAGATAATAACAAATTCCAGCCAGAGAAAAACCCCAACAAAACTTCTACAATACCCGTCACAACTCCGGTAATTGCGCCGCGAGTCGCCGCCCAAAGCCAGTCGCCGCAGAACACTTCTGCAAAAGTCAGCGGTGCTGTTAGCAACGCTTGCCAAGTTTTTTGGAAATTCAAACGAACAAAGCTGCCGAAAGCTCCTTCAGAATATGATTGGAAAATCACTCCGATCGCAATCATTCCCGGTGCAATAAACGTCATGTAATCGACAGTTTTACCCGCATAAGTAATCTCTCCCAGTAGCGGCGTTAAGCCATAACCAAAAGCTAGCAAGTAAACGATCGGTTCTAACATAGGAGGAAGACAGTTAACCAGCCAAGTCTTTTGATAAACTTTAGCGTGGCGATGCCAAACTGAATAGATTCCCCAAAGTGTGATGCTCGATTTAAACTTCATTTAAAGACCTACCAGTTAGGCGTAAAAAGACATCTTCTAAATTAGCTCGTCGCCGCGTGAGGGAGGTTGGCTGTTTGGCGACGAGTTCCTCCCACAACAAATTGGGATTTTCAGGCGGTAAGGTCAACAAATATCCGCTACTGAAAGGACGACACCAAGTTCCTGTTTGTTTTGCAAGTTGTTGCAGGATTGATTCGGCAACGCCTTCAATTTCGACAATTTCTTGACCTACTATGCGCGAAATCAGTTCGGTGGGAGTGCCAGAATCAATTACTTGACCTTCCTGAAGCAGCAGGAGACGATCGCACAATCGTTGCGCTTCGTCCATATAATGAGTAGTCAATAAAACTGCACAGCCATTTTGTTTCAATTGACTCACCAGTTTCCAAAATTCTTGCCTTGCATCTGGGTCTAACCCCGTAGTCGGTTCGTCTAAAAACACTACATGAGGTTTATTAATTATCGCACGCGCTAAAACTACTCGCCGCTTCCATCCTCCAGAAAGTTCATCAATTTTATAATTTGCATAATCTTGCAATCCCATTCGATCGAGTAATTCTCCCACCTGATGCCGCGCCGCTTTACCCGTGAGGCGATAATGATGAGCAAAGTGAATCAAATTCTCTTTAACTGTGAATTCCGGATCTAAATTATCTTCTTGAGTTACAATTCCCATGAAATAGCGAGCTTGGCGACCCTGAAGGTGTACTTGCAAGTCTCCCAACTGCACAAATCCTCGACTGGGAATCACCCCTCCGTAAAGCATCCCCACCGTTGTGGTTTTTCCAGCTCCATTCGGCCCTAAAACTCCGAGAATTTCTCCAGATTTAAGCGTAAAATTAACGTTTTGCACGACTGGGCGAGTGCCGTAAAATTTCCACAGGTCGTTTGCTACTAATGCGATCGATTCCATAAATTACCTGGATGTTAATTATCCTCACTGCCCTAATTTACAGATTGCTATATAATTTGGCGCTCCTGATGTGAAAGCTGCCTTATCGTAACCTCCCAACTGAGTTTCAATTATAAATCCATTATACTTAAGCAAGTTCCCCATCTCGTTCGGGTGATAAAGCCGCAGTTTTGTTTCTTCCACAAATTCCTTTTTCTGCTCTATTAAGCGGAAAAATAACTTACTCTTGGCGATTTGTGCGCTCACATCCAACTCGTTAACAACAGTTACCACCATTGTTCCTCTTCCATCTGGATCGGGATATACAGAATATAGGGTTGGCAATGGAGACCACATCGCCTCTATAGTCGGTTTCGTATAATAGTTAAGCATATCTATAATAAATTTCCCGTCCGGCTTTAAATGTTTCTTCACGCAATTAAAACAGGATTCCAAATCTTCTATCCTTAAAAGATGGTAGATTGAGTTTAAGGAAAATATAATTAACGAAAACTGCTTGCCCAAATCGAAATCGCAGACATCAGCTTTTATCCATTCTACTCGGTCAGATTTCTTTCTAGCTTCCCCCAGCATAGAGTCAGAAATATCAATACCCGTCACTTGCAAACCTTTTTCCGCTAACGGAAAAGCGATTCTCCCCGTACCGCAACATAGTTCTAAGACAGGTTCGCCATACTGACTAACCATGTCAGTCCAAAAAGGAATGTCTATCTTGGCTAAGTTAGAGAATGGGTAAAAATTATCGTAGATTAGATCGTAATGTCTGCCATCATAATGGATAGACTCAGTATCGGAAAGCTCGATAATGCTTTGCGCCTCTGGTTGACTTTTTAAATCGTCAATATTTGAGATGATCTGATTTTCTAATTCGTTGCTCACTGCGTTACTCATTAAATTTACTCATTTTATTATATAGCAAGGGCAAATGAGTGAGGGAAACATTACCACCAGTAATAATTACCCCGATTTTGGCATCAGATGCCGTAACTGCACCAGCTTCTACGTCTGTATAGGAGACTGGTAAACTTTTGGAAGTGGATGTATTTGATTGATTTTGTGTCATAAAAATTACCAAAAATAAAACTAAGGATTGTTTGCGATCGACTCTCATTTAATCAGAGGCAAGAGATAAGAGTACTTTTGACTTTTGACTTTTGACTTTTGACTTTTAGATCGCCCGTGCCTAACCCATTCTCCGATTACATAAGTTTCTCTCACCACCAAAACTAACATTGGCTTTCTCCCGAATCATACCATTCTGTGCGGCTGTTACTACTTGGTATGTAGGGTTTTCTTCACTCCCATTACCTTGACCGATCGCCCAATCGTAAATTTCCTAAAAAATACGGTTTACTTCTATTTATTTTTCGGTTTTCCCCATCGCCATCACTGATTATGTTAGGCATCATAAAGATGTGCTTGAACAAAAGCTACAGCAAATCTCAAACAAAAGCGAGGAAATAGAGTTATGGCTCTTATTAGATGGAATCCTTACATTGAAATCTCTACTATCCACAGTCAATTGGATAAACTATTTGACGAAATGACTGGATTTTCTCCATCCCAGAACAGCATTTGGAAACCAGCAGTTGAGTTGCAAGACAACGGCGACAATTTGACCTTAAAAGCTGAACTGCCTGGTATTGAAGCTAAAGATTTGGATGTCAGCGTTACTCGCGATACTGTTGTTCTTCGTGGGGAACACCGCTACGAAAATCAATCGGAAAATAATGGTTTCTTCCGTTCTGAGTTCCGTTACGGTAAGTTTGAGCGCGTAGTTGCTTTGCCTGTGACGGTAGAAAACGATAAGGTGGAAGCTAATTTTAGCAACGGTATTCTGATACTAACTCTGCCTAAGACAGCAGCAGCTAAAAATCGCGTCGTGAAGGTGAATTTAGCTGAGACTGAAACTGCTAGCTAGGGACTGGGGACTAGGGGCTAGGGCGTCGGGAAAAGGGACTAGGGAAAAGGGAAGAGGGAAGAGGCAAAATCTTAATTCCCCCACTCCCCCACTCTTCCCGACGCTCTAGCCCCTAGCCCCTAATCCCTAGTCCCTAACCCCTAACCCCTAGTTTTGTCAATTCTTGAATAATCTCGAATTCGTAGTTGATCGCTAAGTCTGTAAGAGCCTGCGCTATGGAAGCATTTTCTGGCGGAATTTGCTTGACTAAATTCAAAATTATATCATCGCTGCATTGAACTGCGGCTTTCTGTATTTGCGCGAGCAAATCAGTTGGAATTTCCTTGAAACTATCAGATGTTAACTGAAAAGTCGTTACCGAATCATTTTTAGCAGCAGCTAGTTTGCTCGCGTCTGCGGATGATTCCGCACAGATATATTGGACACCTAAATGTTTCCTAATTTTTCCTAGTAATTCCTCTTGTTGAAATGGCTTGCTCAGAAAATCGTCACAACCGGAATCGAAGGCCATTTTTTGGTCTTCTTCAAAGGCGCTGGCACTCAAGGCAACGATCGCAGTTGCTTGACCTCGCAAAGAGCTTTTAATGTGTTTGGTAGCTTGATAGCCATTGACGATCGGCATTCTCATATCCATCAAAATTAGGTGCGGTTCCCAACTTTCCCACAGGGAGATCGCCTCTAGCCCATTTTCGGCTTCTTGGACTTGAAAGCCGATCGAGGTAAATAATCTGGCTAACAAAAGGCGGCTTTCCGGGCGATCGTCTACAACTAAAATGCGATATTCTATTTGGTTAGGTGCTAAACCAATTACTTTGCAGTTACTGCGATCCGTTTTAATCTCAGTAGGATCGCCAAAGCTGATTTTGATATCGAATGTAAATATACTTCCTAACCCCAATTTGCTACTGACTCTAATATCTCCGCCCATCAATTGCACGAATTTTTGGCTAATCGGCAAACCCAATCCGGTTCCTTGTCCTGATTTTACACCTGTTTCTGTTTGCCCGAAAGGTTCAAATAACTTGTTTGTTTCAGTCAGACAAATGCCGGAGCCGGTGTCTTCTATTTCAAAATAAAGTCGATCGTCCTTCCTTCTCGATCGTTCGTCGTTCGTTGTTGATGGCGACGAACCATCAACTCTCA encodes:
- a CDS encoding protein tyrosine phosphatase family protein translates to MSENQIESIYNFFKVSAKVATAGQPTEAQLGVIKDAGYQLIVNLALPESPKALPNEQALVENLGMEYVHIPVVWENPTLEDISQFFSVMEANANKSVFVHCAANMRVSSFIYLYRLLHQGVDEETAKNDLHRIWVPNQKWQAFIEQVIDRYQR
- a CDS encoding type I polyketide synthase, with amino-acid sequence MDELQQAIAIIGMAGRFPGAKNVDDFWQNLRDGVESISFFSDEELQASGIDPALLKNPHYVKAKGVLEDIELFDAGFFGINPREAAITDPQHRLFLESAWTALENAGYNPESYPGSIGVYAGVGMSGYLLNNLYSNPEVIQSVGTYQLLISNDKDFLPTRVSYKLNLKGPSVNVQTACSTSLVATCLACQSLLNYQCDIALAGGVSISVPSKIGYLHQEGMILSPDGHCRAFDAKAQGTVNGNGVGIVVLKRLEDAIADGDSIHAVIGGFAINNDGSLKVGYTAPSIDGQAEAIAQALAMAEVDPETINYIEAHGTGTPLGDPIEIAALTQAFRANTEKKGFCAIGSAKTNIGHLDTAAGVTGLIKTVQALKHKLLPPTLHFEKPNPRIDFANSPFFVNAQLSEWQRNGTPRRAGVSSFGIGGTNAHVVLEEAPILEPSGDSRPWQLLVLSAKTESAIDTATANLVEHLNNYPEINLADAAYTLGIGRKAFNHRRILVCQDREDAVTALSQLDPKRVFTNFGEVKNRPVAFMFSGQGSQYANMAAELYQLEPIFREEIDFCAEFLIPYLGLDLRDVLYASAEQAEQLDISRKESQRQAGCLSHKNFWRGQLQQTAIAQPALFAIEYALAKLWISWGVHPQGAIGHSIGEYVAACLAGVFSLEEALSLVAVRGKLMQQMLPGSMLAVPLTAQQVQPLLGKELELAAINAPSLCVVSGATDAIEVLEQKLLEKGVECRRLHTSHAFHSQMMEPILEVFTEQVKKVNLKAPQIPYISNVTGTWIAAEEATNPHYWARHLRQTVLFSSGLQTLWQESDWVLLEIGPGKMLTTLAKQHLDKVSDRIVLSSLRHPQDRQSDVAFLLNAVGKLWLSGIQIDWSGFYSQEKRDRVPLPTYPFERQRYWIEAQKIVGDKNRNSVPEWTSILEAGKIQALAEISKFDNPTYLGKKECLERLCIAYMNLALRELGAFSNPDEKYSVEELFDRFPILPRHKQLISQWLKSLVEEGQLQQDGEKFTNLVTIYPDSVNALEEEVKAKWADTPQWAEVMQTYRQKLVSILVGKEDPLQLIFAESFYDVAESIGRSLPLLPYHNNILRTSLQQLVKSLSPQVNLRILEIGAGMGLTTTELLPVLPPQQTNYIFTDVARFFLDKAKQKFSDYPHVQYRLLDIEQPPEKQGYEPHSFDVIIAAQVLHVTRNIEESLAHIRSLLAPDGLLLIWEVTQAQMDYNITDGLMMKPLDDGERSQGNPFLSKKQWIEALRNHGFVDVAALPGNDVLGHHILLAKASASADIAAPSAFTVNRENAVEKSEFALEKKPNIADWFYTPSWQRSLPPKPDKLINRQCWLLFVDECGVGEQLVRKLEQENQDVIVVKAGNEFTFHSDIVYTIDPQQRDDYDALLKEVRKLNKTPQKIVHLWSVTPNNELEIEVLEDSQNLGFYSLLFLAQALGKQDFSEEIEIAVISNNMQEVTGDEILCPPKATILGPCKVIPQEYLNISCRSIDVVFPETGNRQKEKIADYLFAEITAKSSDLVIAYRGNHRWVQTFEAVQLDGAEKLNLREGGVYLITGGLGGIGLVLAEYLAEKVQAKLVLIGRSHLTAKHEWQQWLATHEEKDSISCKIRKLQQIEALGAEILVASADVANLEEMQKVIANACDRFGTINGVIHAAGISPGGMIQLKTKENLANLLAPKVKGTLVIDALLKDFNLDFLILCSSLNSFIAGLGLVDHCGANAFLDAFAHYNTTKCDRLTISVNWDGWQEVGQAANAATSEQLKKWRETSFKQGIFPNEGMEAFKRILGTTLPQIMVSTQDFIIRYQQYKTSKELQHLQSQKETKSSKLLNSRPKLNNAYVEPRDRIEQTIAKIWQQSLGIDKIGIHDDFFELGGDSLLAIHLIAKISEATNTKLSAHSLIDAPTIADLAKLIAQSTLPTTSNSTLVEIQTGSNTKKPLFLVHPIGGHVYIYRELARYLPDFPVYGFQAQGVDGKAEPLTTVEEMAAQYIKALRVVQPEGPYFLGGSSFGGTVAFEMAQQLQKLGQKVAMLTLLDTPSPGQLPSENLEDDDLKTMAYALGVGADISISANELEQMNDEERLLYFLEKGKSALKMPADFGVTELRRFHQVFQLNMKAMKKYIPQVYSGQIIFFRACDRDAFNPENPELGWKDLAAAGLEIHEIPGNHITMNFAPNVDVMAQRLKTKISEVLSAD
- a CDS encoding Hsp20/alpha crystallin family protein; translation: MALIRWNPYIEISTIHSQLDKLFDEMTGFSPSQNSIWKPAVELQDNGDNLTLKAELPGIEAKDLDVSVTRDTVVLRGEHRYENQSENNGFFRSEFRYGKFERVVALPVTVENDKVEANFSNGILILTLPKTAAAKNRVVKVNLAETETAS
- a CDS encoding class I SAM-dependent DNA methyltransferase gives rise to the protein MSNAVSNELENQIISNIDDLKSQPEAQSIIELSDTESIHYDGRHYDLIYDNFYPFSNLAKIDIPFWTDMVSQYGEPVLELCCGTGRIAFPLAEKGLQVTGIDISDSMLGEARKKSDRVEWIKADVCDFDLGKQFSLIIFSLNSIYHLLRIEDLESCFNCVKKHLKPDGKFIIDMLNYYTKPTIEAMWSPLPTLYSVYPDPDGRGTMVVTVVNELDVSAQIAKSKLFFRLIEQKKEFVEETKLRLYHPNEMGNLLKYNGFIIETQLGGYDKAAFTSGAPNYIAICKLGQ
- a CDS encoding ABC transporter permease, with product MKFKSSITLWGIYSVWHRHAKVYQKTWLVNCLPPMLEPIVYLLAFGYGLTPLLGEITYAGKTVDYMTFIAPGMIAIGVIFQSYSEGAFGSFVRLNFQKTWQALLTAPLTFAEVFCGDWLWAATRGAITGVVTGIVEVLLGFFSGWNLLLSLPLICLGSLLFAAMGLLTAGVMRTIDHINVPIYLLIVPMYTICGTFFPRETLPPLLSKVASFLPLSPLVDLLRWELAIPQYWLIQLLWMVLLTGVFTWMAWRQIYPQLFR
- a CDS encoding ABC transporter ATP-binding protein, whose product is MESIALVANDLWKFYGTRPVVQNVNFTLKSGEILGVLGPNGAGKTTTVGMLYGGVIPSRGFVQLGDLQVHLQGRQARYFMGIVTQEDNLDPEFTVKENLIHFAHHYRLTGKAARHQVGELLDRMGLQDYANYKIDELSGGWKRRVVLARAIINKPHVVFLDEPTTGLDPDARQEFWKLVSQLKQNGCAVLLTTHYMDEAQRLCDRLLLLQEGQVIDSGTPTELISRIVGQEIVEIEGVAESILQQLAKQTGTWCRPFSSGYLLTLPPENPNLLWEELVAKQPTSLTRRRANLEDVFLRLTGRSLNEV